One genomic window of Musa acuminata AAA Group cultivar baxijiao unplaced genomic scaffold, Cavendish_Baxijiao_AAA HiC_scaffold_1137, whole genome shotgun sequence includes the following:
- the LOC135671015 gene encoding exocyst complex component EXO70H1-like — translation MTRKGLRNLLPCKPFGRRHHRDSQSAAATASSSSSSSSSSLEEKVARAEVVVIKWDPESSAYAKITSLFYEDRSEARKFLAEASDLQRAMLVFVADAEPASLSHPCLVRAQTLMQAAMRRLEKEFFQILAANRDLLDPESVSVRSAYSSVSEGPDYDPWENSPEEEAHLAGKSIGEVERAAGVVMADLRAIADTMVFAGYRKECVRTYKSLRKSIVDEGLYRLGFERLAPAQIQKLDWAVLELKVRSWLVASRVAVRTLFHGERVLLDHVFAGSDVREVVFADIAADAALQFLGFPGLVAKSKRSPEKLFRLLDLYDAVAELRPEIEPIFSFDSTAAVRAQALASLSKLAEAARATLADFESTIMKESSRLSVPGGGVHPMTRYAMNYISLLADYQSALVEILADFPIQTPTPVPAFLFDTSQAPTEQQPAVSGSSSTPASSSSSDGSRRSAIAARFAWLILSLLCKLDEKAAAYRDVGLSYLFLANNLQYIVNKVRSCRLRELLGEEWATRQAAKARQHAAGYERAAWGRVTATIPIGNVSAGEARGRMRAFNAALEEVCAAESGWMVADAAMREEVRANVRRMILPAYRGFYTMWEAAMEDAAAVLLSPDDVGNRLGELFSGSGSYRPKASSSRTV, via the coding sequence ATGACGAGAAAAGGCTTGCGAAACCTCTTGCCGTGCAAACCCTTCGGCCGTCGCCACCACAGAGACAGCCAGTCCGCCGCAGCtaccgcttcttcttcttcttcttcgtcgtcgtcgtcgttggaGGAGAAGGTGGCGAGAGCAGAGGTGGTTGTTATCAAATGGGACCCGGAATCCTCCGCCTACGCCAAGATCACTTCCCTCTTCTATGAAGACCGCTCCGAGGCCCGCAAATTCCTGGCTGAGGCCTCCGACCTGCAGCGCGCCATGCTCGTCTTCGTCGCGGACGCCGAGCCCGCGAGCCTTTCCCACCCGTGCCTCGTCCGCGCGCAGACCCTCATGCAGGCCGCCATGCGCCGCCTCGAGAAAGAGTTCTTCCAGATCCTTGCCGCCAACCGCGACCTCCTCGACCCTGAGTCCGTTTCCGTCCGCTCCGCCTACTCCAGCGTCTCCGAGGGGCCGGACTATGACCCCTGGGAGAACTCCCCAGAGGAGGAGGCGCACTTGGCCGGGAAGTCTATCGGCGAGGTCGAGCGCGCCGCCGGCGTAGTCATGGCTGACCTCCGCGCCATCGCCGATACCATGGTCTTCGCCGGCTACAGAAAGGAGTGCGTCAGGACCTACAAGTCCCTCCGCAAGTCCATCGTCGACGAGGGCCTCTACCGGCTCGGCTTCGAGCGCCTCGCTCCTGCCCAAATCCAgaagctggactgggcggtgcTGGAGCTAAAAGTCCGGTCTTGGCTAGTTGCCTCCAGGGTCGCCGTGAGGACCCTGTTCCACGGCGAGCGCGTCCTCCTGGACCACGTCTTCGCCGGCTCCGACGTCCGGGAAGTCGTCTTCGCTGACATCGCGGCAGACGCCGCACTCCAGTTCCTCGGCTTCCCGGGGTTAGTGGCCAAGTCGAAGCGGTCCCCCGAGAAGCTGTTCCGACTCTTGGACTTGTACGATGCTGTCGCCGAGCTGCGACCGGAGATCGAGCCCATCTTCTCCTTCGATTCCACAGCCGCTGTCCGGGCGCAGGCTCTCGCGTCCCTCTCCAAGCTCGCGGAGGCCGCGCGCGCCACCCTCGCCGATTTCGAGTCCACGATCATGAAGGAGTCGTCCCGGTTGTCGGTCCCCGGCGGAGGGGTCCACCCGATGACCCGCTACGCCATGAACTATATATCGCTTCTCGCCGACTACCAGTCCGCCCTCGTGGAGATCTTAGCCGACTTCCCCATTCAGACCCCAACCCCCGTCCCTGCTTTCCTCTTCGATACGTCGCAGGCACCGACGGAGCAGCAGCCTGCTGTCTCCGGTTCTTCCTCAACcccagcctcctcctcctccagcgaTGGGAGCCGCCGCTCGGCAATTGCCGCGCGGTTCGCGTGGCTGATCCTCTCCCTACTGTGCAAGCTAGACGAGAAGGCCGCAGCGTACCGTGACGTGGGCTTGTCGTACCTCTTCCTGGCGAACAACCTCCAGTACATAGTGAACAAGGTGCGGTCTTGCCGACTGCGGGAGCTGCTTGGGGAGGAGTGGGCGACGCGGCAGGCGGCGAAGGCGAGGCAGCACGCGGCAGGGTACGAGAGGGCGGCTTGGGGACGGGTGACGGCGACGATTCCGATCGGGAATGTCTCAGCCGGAGAGGCAAGGGGGCGTATGCGGGCGTTCAACGCGGCGCTGGAGGAGGTCTGCGCAGCCGAATCCGGGTGGATGGTGGCGGACGCCGCGATGCGGGAGGAGGTGAGGGCGAATGTGCGCAGGATGATACTGCCGGCGTATCGCGGGTTCTACACCATGTGGGAGGCGGCGATGGAGGACGCGGCGGCGGTGCTGCTCTCGCCAGACGACGTCGGGAACCGGCTGGGAGAGCTCTTTTCCGGTTCGGGTTCGTACCGGCCCAAGGCATCATCATCCCGGACCGTGTAA